A section of the Streptomyces sp. NBC_00178 genome encodes:
- a CDS encoding amino acid deaminase/aldolase has translation MTVRTADRGRYDRATAPLDAPLAVVDLEAFDANADDLVRRAGGKPVRVASKSVRCRALLERVLARPGFAGVMSFTLAESLWLARAGFDDVLLAYPSADRAAYAQLAADPKLAAAVTVMVDDQAQLELIDAARAGGTEEIRVCLELDTSLRLLGGRVRIGALRSPLRSPAQLADLARSVARRPGFRLVGLMAYEGHVAGVGDSVAGSPLRSRAVRLMQAAARKELAARRAEVVRAVRAVAPDLEFVNGGGTGSVQHTAAEAAVTEIAAGSGLYVPRLFDNYTSFTGRPAALFALPVVRRPGVGVVTVLGGGYPASGAPGPDRLPVPYLPEGLRYDPQEGAGEVQTPLLGAPADDLLIGDKVWFRHAKAGELCERFDELRLIEGDRITATVPTYRGEGLTFL, from the coding sequence ATGACTGTCCGCACCGCTGACCGGGGCCGCTACGACCGGGCCACCGCCCCTCTCGACGCGCCGCTGGCCGTCGTCGACCTGGAGGCCTTCGACGCCAACGCCGACGACCTCGTGCGCCGGGCAGGCGGGAAGCCCGTCCGGGTGGCGAGCAAGTCGGTGCGCTGCCGCGCGCTGCTGGAGCGGGTGCTGGCGCGTCCGGGGTTCGCCGGCGTCATGTCGTTCACCCTGGCCGAGTCGCTGTGGCTGGCCCGGGCGGGGTTCGACGACGTGCTGCTGGCCTATCCGTCGGCCGACCGGGCCGCCTACGCCCAGCTCGCGGCGGACCCCAAGCTCGCGGCCGCCGTGACGGTGATGGTCGACGACCAGGCGCAGCTGGAACTGATCGACGCGGCGCGGGCCGGGGGGACCGAGGAGATCCGGGTCTGCCTGGAACTGGACACGTCGCTCCGGCTGCTCGGCGGCCGCGTCAGGATCGGCGCGCTGCGCTCCCCGCTCCGCTCCCCCGCCCAGCTGGCGGATCTGGCGCGCTCGGTGGCGCGCAGGCCCGGTTTCCGGCTGGTGGGTCTGATGGCGTACGAGGGCCATGTGGCCGGTGTCGGCGACTCGGTGGCCGGCAGTCCCCTGCGCTCGCGTGCCGTGAGGCTGATGCAGGCGGCGGCCCGTAAGGAGCTGGCGGCCCGGCGCGCGGAGGTCGTGCGGGCGGTCCGGGCGGTGGCGCCGGACCTGGAGTTCGTGAACGGCGGCGGCACCGGGAGCGTGCAGCACACCGCGGCCGAGGCGGCGGTGACCGAGATCGCCGCCGGGTCCGGCCTCTACGTGCCCCGGCTGTTCGACAACTACACGTCGTTCACGGGCCGTCCGGCCGCCCTCTTCGCCCTGCCGGTGGTGCGGCGGCCGGGGGTCGGCGTGGTGACCGTGCTCGGCGGCGGCTACCCGGCGTCCGGCGCGCCGGGCCCGGACCGGCTGCCGGTGCCGTATCTGCCCGAGGGGCTGCGCTACGACCCGCAGGAAGGCGCCGGAGAGGTGCAGACGCCCCTGCTCGGCGCCCCCGCAGACGATCTGCTGATCGGCGACAAGGTGTGGTTCCGGCACGCCAAGGCCGGTGAACTGTGCGAGCGCTTCGACGAGTTGCGGCTGATCGAGGGAGACCGGATCACCGCGACCGTGCCGACCTACCGCGGCGAGGGCCTGACGTTCCTCTGA